Proteins from one Mucilaginibacter jinjuensis genomic window:
- the dacB gene encoding D-alanyl-D-alanine carboxypeptidase/D-alanyl-D-alanine-endopeptidase yields the protein MLLLLVGFSQAQTLNQKLQTAVSHLQQDAQSTYASISLTVLDAKTGEVVFSANPNMGLAPASTLKTVTTITAMNLLGADYRFKTTLAGSTGGSLSADGTWNGNIIINGGDDPTLGSFRWEETKESFVLHQFVEGLKKAGIRKINGSIIATGVNHPPQGWIWQDMGNYYGAFPNNLCWRENSYDILLRTTQVDKPVAMAGTIPSMPYLQFINELITGSTGTGDNAYATLPVNSNKVFLQGTYAIDQVKGKIAAALPDPAYEAARRLKDTLESAGITVSGNAASETMLNTAKSKVDIALGKIFATHYSPPLKKVIYWLNQKSINLYAEQILLAMADSLKTTDYPSVTRNYWKAHGIDVNSLNIVDGSGLSPGNRVTTMTMAKILQTAKKETWFPDFYESLPVYNNMHMKSGTINNTLAYAGYQTYNGRELCFSIIVNNYNGSTSGIKRKMFSVLDELKTPSPPLGGIGER from the coding sequence TTGCTTTTATTGTTAGTTGGTTTTTCACAGGCTCAAACCCTCAACCAAAAACTCCAAACAGCAGTAAGTCATCTTCAGCAGGATGCACAAAGCACTTATGCCTCTATATCGCTAACCGTACTTGATGCCAAAACAGGGGAAGTAGTTTTCTCTGCCAATCCAAATATGGGATTAGCCCCAGCGTCAACCCTTAAAACGGTTACCACCATTACAGCCATGAATTTGCTGGGGGCAGATTACCGGTTTAAAACCACGCTGGCAGGTAGTACAGGTGGATCACTAAGCGCCGATGGTACTTGGAATGGCAATATCATCATCAATGGTGGCGATGATCCAACATTAGGATCTTTCCGTTGGGAAGAAACGAAGGAGAGTTTTGTATTGCATCAGTTTGTGGAAGGATTAAAGAAGGCTGGTATTAGAAAGATCAACGGCTCTATCATAGCCACCGGCGTAAACCACCCGCCGCAGGGCTGGATCTGGCAGGATATGGGTAATTACTACGGCGCTTTCCCCAATAATTTATGCTGGCGCGAAAACTCTTATGATATTTTATTGAGAACAACCCAGGTTGATAAGCCTGTTGCTATGGCAGGCACAATCCCATCCATGCCTTATCTGCAGTTTATTAATGAACTGATTACCGGCTCGACCGGTACCGGCGACAATGCTTATGCTACTTTACCGGTTAACAGTAACAAGGTTTTTCTGCAAGGTACTTATGCGATTGACCAGGTTAAAGGGAAAATTGCCGCAGCCCTGCCTGATCCTGCTTATGAAGCTGCCCGCCGCCTAAAGGATACTTTAGAAAGTGCAGGTATCACTGTAAGCGGTAATGCAGCCTCTGAAACTATGCTGAATACAGCTAAGAGCAAAGTTGATATTGCCCTGGGTAAAATCTTCGCAACGCACTACTCGCCGCCATTAAAAAAAGTGATTTACTGGCTTAATCAAAAAAGCATTAACCTCTACGCCGAGCAAATTCTGCTGGCTATGGCCGATTCATTGAAGACTACCGACTATCCATCTGTAACCCGCAACTATTGGAAGGCACATGGCATTGATGTTAATTCGCTGAATATTGTCGATGGCAGCGGCCTGTCGCCCGGCAACCGCGTTACCACTATGACGATGGCCAAGATTCTGCAAACCGCGAAAAAGGAAACTTGGTTCCCCGATTTTTATGAGAGCCTGCCTGTGTATAACAACATGCACATGAAGAGTGGTACCATTAACAATACGTTGGCCTATGCAGGTTATCAAACTTATAATGGGCGAGAATTATGCTTTTCCATCATCGTAAATAACTACAATGGTTCTACTTCGGGCATTAAGCGAAAGATGTTTAGTGTTTTGGATGAACTGAAAACCCCCTCGCCCCCTTTAGGGGGAATAGGAGAGAGGTAA
- a CDS encoding L,D-transpeptidase family protein codes for MYHKALINNADMRFGQFKYFLLVITLISCFSLTSCSQNQPPKKVAKKDSLSKEWDKTIPGNFSEQVNSVFDSAQIDNFIKLYPDLKSYTGDVTEFYKKRKYAYAWFDKGKLIEQASNLANRVGNLKRNGVYKELPYQPKLDSLLNSIGTKKNQTDIKLELMLTYQYFAFSQLVWQGMDESASKSAKWYLPRKKVAYDQYLDSLLSAPAGQAKIDEPVYRQYELLRSYLRKYRALQTKETWAPIVPAKIYKVGDSSTVISGIKRRLFLLEYFKGDTTNQTFNTELQDAVKSFQSTRGLTVTGLLNKPTIAELNVPLSNRITTILVNMERSRWLPVSMDSYYLAVNIPEFKLHVYNADSLLWSCNVVVGQTVHQTTVFYGEVKYVVFSPYWNVPPGILKNEIIPGMKRNKNYLAQHNMELTGYEGGLPVVRQKPGPANSLGLVKFLFPNSYNIYLHDTPSKSLFGETTRAFSHGCIRVGEPTKLANFLLQDYKQWTPDKINKAMHQGREQYVTLTKKVPVYIAYLTSFVDRDGKINFRKDIYNLDDRLASMIVSGKGKY; via the coding sequence ATGTATCATAAAGCTTTAATTAATAATGCAGATATGAGGTTCGGGCAATTCAAATATTTTTTATTGGTTATTACGCTGATCAGTTGTTTTTCGTTAACAAGCTGTAGTCAGAATCAGCCACCAAAAAAAGTGGCTAAAAAAGACTCTTTGTCTAAAGAGTGGGATAAAACCATTCCCGGAAACTTCAGCGAGCAGGTGAATTCTGTTTTCGACAGCGCCCAGATCGATAACTTTATTAAGCTTTACCCAGATCTTAAAAGCTATACCGGTGATGTAACCGAGTTCTACAAAAAGCGAAAATACGCCTATGCCTGGTTTGATAAAGGTAAGCTGATTGAACAGGCATCGAACCTGGCTAACCGCGTGGGTAACTTAAAACGAAACGGGGTTTATAAAGAATTGCCTTATCAGCCTAAACTCGATTCGCTGTTAAACAGCATCGGTACAAAGAAAAACCAGACAGATATTAAACTGGAGCTGATGCTTACCTACCAGTACTTTGCCTTTTCGCAACTGGTGTGGCAGGGTATGGATGAGTCGGCCAGTAAGTCGGCCAAATGGTATTTGCCACGTAAAAAAGTGGCGTACGATCAATACCTCGACAGCCTTCTAAGCGCACCAGCCGGTCAGGCTAAAATTGATGAGCCGGTTTACCGTCAGTACGAATTGCTGAGGAGTTACCTTCGTAAATACCGTGCGCTGCAAACAAAGGAAACCTGGGCACCTATTGTTCCGGCTAAAATTTATAAGGTTGGCGATTCGTCAACAGTTATATCGGGTATAAAAAGGCGATTGTTTTTGCTGGAATATTTTAAGGGAGATACCACAAACCAGACATTTAACACTGAACTACAGGATGCAGTAAAAAGCTTCCAGTCAACACGCGGGCTTACAGTTACTGGGTTGTTAAATAAACCCACTATTGCTGAGCTTAATGTACCGTTAAGCAACCGCATTACCACCATACTGGTAAACATGGAGCGTAGCCGCTGGCTGCCGGTAAGCATGGATTCGTACTACCTTGCGGTTAACATCCCCGAGTTTAAATTGCACGTTTACAATGCCGACAGCCTGTTATGGAGCTGCAATGTAGTGGTAGGCCAAACAGTGCATCAAACAACTGTGTTTTATGGTGAAGTTAAATACGTGGTATTTAGCCCTTACTGGAACGTGCCGCCCGGTATATTAAAGAATGAGATTATTCCCGGTATGAAACGTAATAAGAATTATCTGGCGCAGCATAATATGGAGCTAACCGGCTACGAAGGCGGCCTGCCTGTTGTACGGCAAAAGCCCGGCCCGGCAAATTCATTGGGGCTGGTTAAGTTTCTGTTCCCTAATAGTTACAATATCTACCTACACGATACACCTTCTAAATCATTATTTGGTGAAACCACACGGGCATTTAGTCATGGCTGTATCCGGGTAGGGGAGCCTACCAAACTGGCTAATTTCCTGCTACAGGATTATAAGCAGTGGACCCCCGATAAAATAAACAAAGCCATGCACCAGGGCCGCGAGCAGTATGTAACGCTCACTAAAAAAGTGCCTGTTTATATTGCCTACCTAACCTCGTTTGTTGACCGGGATGGGAAGATAAATTTCCGCAAGGATATTTATAACCTGGATGATCGTTTGGCATCCATGATTGTATCTGGAAAGGGGAAATATTAA
- a CDS encoding APC family permease, giving the protein MEHTPEKKEMKHELGLLDGTMLVAGSMIGSGIFIVSADIIRHVGSAGWLIAIWLLTGFMTLTAAVSYGELSAMFPKAGGQYVYLKEAYNKLIAFLYGWSFFAVIQTGTIAAVGVAFSKFTAYLIPAVSEDNILFQAGNFHISAAQIVSIVLIILLTYINTRGVKTGKIIQTTFTLTKLASLFGLIIFGFIMFKGDVWHANWTNAWDIHSLSTTGTVAGLGITAALGAIAASMVGSIFSSDAWNSVTFIAGEMKNPQRNVGLSLFLGTLIVTLIYVSANVMYTAVLPLHDIANAEKDRVAVAASHVIFGNVGTVVIALMIMVSTFGCNNGLILAGARVYYTMAKDGLFFKRTGTLNENAVPEFGLWIQCLVASLLCLSGRYGDLLDMISFVVVIFYVLTILGIYILRIKRPDAPRPYKAFGYPILPAIYVIMGLTFCVLLIIYKPEFTWPGFIIVLIGIPIYYISQRNVKEEVYESPV; this is encoded by the coding sequence ATGGAACATACCCCCGAAAAGAAAGAAATGAAACACGAGCTGGGCTTGCTCGATGGCACTATGCTGGTAGCAGGCTCCATGATTGGCTCAGGTATTTTTATTGTAAGTGCCGACATTATCAGGCACGTAGGCTCGGCCGGCTGGTTAATAGCTATCTGGCTGCTCACCGGTTTTATGACACTTACTGCTGCCGTAAGTTATGGCGAACTGAGCGCCATGTTCCCCAAAGCAGGCGGGCAATATGTGTACCTGAAAGAAGCTTACAATAAACTCATTGCTTTTTTATACGGCTGGAGCTTTTTTGCCGTAATACAAACTGGCACTATTGCCGCAGTAGGGGTGGCTTTTTCGAAATTTACGGCCTACCTGATCCCTGCGGTTAGTGAGGATAATATTCTGTTTCAGGCAGGTAACTTTCATATTAGTGCAGCGCAGATTGTATCTATCGTGTTGATTATCCTGCTTACCTATATCAATACAAGAGGTGTTAAAACGGGCAAGATCATCCAAACAACATTCACTCTAACCAAGCTGGCGAGTTTATTCGGCTTAATCATTTTCGGCTTTATTATGTTTAAAGGCGATGTATGGCATGCCAACTGGACTAACGCATGGGATATCCACTCGCTAAGCACAACGGGCACAGTTGCCGGTTTAGGTATTACGGCGGCGCTGGGGGCTATTGCAGCATCAATGGTGGGTTCTATTTTCAGTAGTGATGCCTGGAACAGCGTAACCTTTATTGCCGGCGAAATGAAAAACCCGCAACGCAACGTAGGTTTAAGCTTATTTTTAGGTACTCTGATTGTAACGTTGATCTACGTTTCGGCCAACGTAATGTATACCGCCGTATTACCACTACATGATATTGCCAATGCCGAGAAAGACCGTGTTGCCGTTGCAGCCTCGCATGTAATATTCGGTAATGTGGGTACAGTGGTTATTGCATTGATGATTATGGTATCCACCTTCGGCTGTAATAACGGGTTGATCCTCGCCGGTGCACGTGTATACTATACGATGGCTAAAGATGGCCTGTTTTTTAAACGGACAGGTACGCTGAACGAGAACGCAGTACCAGAATTTGGTCTGTGGATTCAGTGTTTAGTGGCCTCGTTACTTTGCCTCAGCGGCAGGTATGGCGATCTGCTGGATATGATCTCATTTGTAGTGGTAATTTTCTATGTGCTGACAATTCTCGGTATCTATATCCTCCGCATAAAACGTCCCGATGCGCCACGGCCATATAAAGCATTTGGCTATCCGATTTTGCCTGCCATTTATGTGATAATGGGTTTAACGTTTTGTGTGTTATTGATCATCTACAAACCTGAGTTTACCTGGCCTGGTTTTATTATTGTATTGATTGGTATCCCGATTTATTATATTTCGCAAAGGAATGTAAAGGAAGAGGTTTATGAAAGCCCGGTTTAG
- a CDS encoding sodium-translocating pyrophosphatase produces the protein MDFLNTYLIYLIPVFGLISIAVMIGKSAWVTKQDAGDEGMQTLAGYIADGAMAFLRAEWKVMSYFAVIAVILLAWSGTTVATSSPVIAVSFIIGAFLSAFAGFLGMRIATKANVRTTQAAKTSLAKALKVSFTGGTVMGLGVAGLAVLGIGSLFIVFYTIYVKNVHGNVNGEEMQKALEVLAGFSLGAESIALFARVGGGIYTKAADVGADLVGKVEAGIPEDDVRNPATIADNVGDNVGDVAGMGADLFGSYVATMLATMVLGREIVSHDNFGGIAPVLLPMLIAGIGLIFSIISASFVRITKETDSVQSALNIGNWMAIVLTAIATFFAVRWLLPEGNLYLTRDLDISGNIKAGSLVFTKTGVFLSIVVGLIVGTLMSIITEYYTAMGKRPVMTIIRQSSTGHATNIIAGLAVGMESTVLPILVLASGIYGSYHFAGLYGVAIAAAGMMATTAMQLAIDAFGPIADNAGGIAEMNQLPEEVRHRTDNLDAVGNTTAATGKGFAIASAALTSLALFAAFVGVAGIDHIDIYKADVLAGLFVGGMIPFIFSALCIAAVGRAAMSMVEEVRRQFREIPGIMEYKAKPEYEKCVAISTQASIREMIAPGAIALITPIIIGFAFGPEVLGGLLAGVTVSGVLMGMFQSNAGGAWDNAKKSFEKGVEINGEIYYKKSEPHKASVTGDTVGDPFKDTSGPSMNILIKLMSIVSLVIAPHLHKEVNTNKHIQKEIKIQSMIVHVGKAEKKA, from the coding sequence ATGGATTTTTTGAACACTTACTTAATTTATCTGATCCCTGTTTTCGGGCTCATCAGTATTGCCGTCATGATCGGCAAGTCTGCCTGGGTAACCAAACAGGATGCCGGTGATGAGGGCATGCAAACCCTTGCCGGTTACATTGCCGATGGCGCTATGGCATTTTTACGTGCAGAATGGAAGGTAATGAGTTACTTCGCCGTTATTGCCGTTATTTTGTTGGCTTGGTCGGGCACCACTGTTGCCACCTCGAGCCCGGTTATTGCCGTTTCATTTATTATCGGGGCATTTTTATCGGCTTTCGCCGGTTTCCTCGGTATGCGTATTGCCACTAAGGCCAACGTACGCACCACACAGGCTGCCAAAACCAGCCTGGCCAAAGCACTTAAAGTATCTTTTACCGGCGGCACCGTGATGGGCCTTGGCGTTGCCGGTTTAGCTGTTTTAGGTATTGGTTCGTTATTCATTGTGTTTTACACCATTTATGTTAAAAACGTACATGGCAATGTAAACGGCGAAGAAATGCAGAAAGCCCTCGAGGTTCTGGCAGGCTTCTCTTTAGGGGCTGAGTCTATCGCCTTGTTTGCCCGTGTTGGTGGCGGGATCTACACCAAAGCTGCCGATGTTGGCGCCGACCTTGTGGGCAAGGTTGAAGCCGGTATCCCCGAAGATGACGTGCGTAACCCCGCTACCATTGCCGATAACGTAGGTGATAACGTGGGCGACGTAGCCGGTATGGGTGCCGATTTATTCGGATCATACGTGGCTACCATGTTGGCAACCATGGTTTTGGGACGTGAGATTGTATCGCATGATAACTTTGGCGGTATTGCACCTGTTTTATTACCGATGCTGATTGCCGGTATCGGTTTGATATTTTCGATCATCAGCGCCTCATTTGTCCGGATTACCAAAGAGACTGATAGCGTACAAAGCGCACTAAATATTGGCAACTGGATGGCAATTGTATTAACTGCCATTGCCACGTTCTTTGCCGTGAGATGGTTACTGCCCGAAGGTAATTTATACCTCACCCGCGATTTGGATATTAGCGGTAACATCAAAGCAGGATCACTGGTATTTACCAAGACAGGTGTGTTTCTGTCGATTGTTGTGGGATTGATTGTGGGTACACTGATGTCGATCATTACCGAATATTATACCGCTATGGGTAAACGCCCGGTGATGACTATTATTCGTCAATCATCAACCGGACATGCTACCAATATTATTGCAGGTTTGGCTGTTGGGATGGAATCAACCGTGTTACCTATTTTGGTATTAGCATCGGGTATCTATGGATCATATCACTTTGCCGGTTTATACGGTGTGGCTATTGCTGCCGCAGGTATGATGGCAACCACTGCTATGCAACTGGCCATCGATGCTTTCGGGCCAATTGCCGACAACGCAGGTGGTATTGCCGAAATGAACCAGTTACCCGAAGAAGTACGCCACCGTACAGACAACCTGGATGCTGTAGGTAACACTACTGCTGCCACAGGTAAGGGATTTGCCATTGCATCTGCAGCTTTAACTTCACTGGCTTTATTTGCGGCTTTTGTAGGTGTAGCGGGCATCGATCATATCGATATTTACAAGGCTGATGTACTGGCCGGACTGTTTGTAGGTGGGATGATTCCTTTCATTTTCTCGGCATTATGTATTGCGGCGGTAGGTCGTGCAGCGATGTCGATGGTAGAAGAGGTTCGCCGTCAGTTCCGCGAGATACCGGGTATTATGGAATACAAAGCCAAACCCGAGTATGAGAAATGCGTGGCAATCTCAACCCAGGCATCAATCCGCGAAATGATTGCGCCCGGAGCTATTGCATTGATCACTCCCATCATTATCGGTTTTGCATTCGGCCCCGAAGTATTGGGTGGTTTGCTGGCCGGTGTAACCGTATCGGGCGTGCTGATGGGTATGTTCCAGAGCAATGCCGGTGGTGCATGGGATAACGCCAAAAAATCATTCGAGAAAGGCGTAGAGATCAACGGTGAGATCTACTACAAAAAATCGGAACCACACAAAGCTTCAGTTACCGGTGATACCGTGGGCGATCCATTCAAGGACACCTCCGGTCCATCGATGAATATTTTGATTAAGCTGATGTCGATCGTGTCTTTGGTAATTGCACCGCATTTACATAAAGAGGTGAATACGAATAAGCATATTCAGAAAGAGATTAAGATACAATCGATGATTGTACATGTAGGGAAGGCGGAGAAAAAAGCATAA